CCACGTGCTCGGTGAGGTCGAGCACACCGTGGACGATGTCGTACTCATCGATAAGGGGCGGGTGAGGCGAGCCGCCTCTCTCACCGATATTCGCTCGTCAGGCGCATCCCTTGAGGACGTGTTCCTTCGCGCGACACAGGGAGGAGACCAATGATGAGTGTGATCCGCGGCGAGCTCATCAAACTGCTCACTCTTCGTCTCGCGCTCTGGACGATCCTCCTCGCAGCAGCCTGCGGCGCACTCCTGACAGGCACACTCGCATTCATTGGGCCGGAGAACGCGACCCCGCCAATGCCCGGGCTCGATACCCCAGATGGCGTCGCGATCGTTCTCGGGCTTCCCACGGTGCTGTTGTTCATCCCCGCGCTCATCGGCACCATCGCCATCACCTCCGAGTACCGGCACCGAACTATTGGCACCACGTTCCTCGCAGTGCCAAGGCGGGGGCAGGTGCTTGGTGCGAAACTCGTCGTCTACACCCTGCTCGGCCTAACATACGGGCTCGCCTCCTCGATCGCATCCGGTGCAGCACTCTTCGCAGGAGCAGCAGCACGAGGAGTGACGATTCCGGTGCCTGTTGGCGAGATCATCCTGCCGCTACTCCAACTCGCCCTCGCAGCGGCCGTGTACATGGTGTTAGGGGTAAGTATCGGAGCGCTCGCCCGCAACCAACTCATCGCCATCGGCATCGTGCTCGGATACTTCTACTTCATCGAGTTCGTACTCATGATGCTCCCCGGCGTGAACAAGCTATACCCCTTCATGCCAGGCGGAGCCACAGCCTCGCTGACGAGCTTCTCCTTCCTCACCGACACTCTCGCCGAGCAGACCTCACTCAGCCCGGCCTCGCTGGCGTCTCCTCTCATGGGAGCCGTGATACTGCTTGCTTACGCGGGAATCGCCGGACTCCTCGCAATATTTGTGACGTTGAAACGCGACCTGAAATGACGAAAACACCGATCGAACTCTCAACGCTCTTAACGTCACGAACCTCTGAAATGTCGGTATCCTCCGAAGCCAAACGAGGTGCAAGTCGGCGAGCTCAATTCGCCACTCCGTCAGTGGAGCACTTCTAAACGCCCATAACCCATCAAAGGAGAATCATGCGAGCAACAGGAACCTTCACAGTGGAAGCATTCACTCCCATCGAGCCACCCTTGAACGCCGGACCCGAAACTGGCACACCGGTAGCCGTCGCGACAATGGAGAAGCGCTTCGCCGGAGACATCACTGGACGTTCGACGACGCTGTTCACCTACGCACTCGACCCAGCGAGC
Above is a window of Propioniciclava coleopterorum DNA encoding:
- a CDS encoding ABC transporter permease, with the protein product MSVIRGELIKLLTLRLALWTILLAAACGALLTGTLAFIGPENATPPMPGLDTPDGVAIVLGLPTVLLFIPALIGTIAITSEYRHRTIGTTFLAVPRRGQVLGAKLVVYTLLGLTYGLASSIASGAALFAGAAARGVTIPVPVGEIILPLLQLALAAAVYMVLGVSIGALARNQLIAIGIVLGYFYFIEFVLMMLPGVNKLYPFMPGGATASLTSFSFLTDTLAEQTSLSPASLASPLMGAVILLAYAGIAGLLAIFVTLKRDLK